From a single Paenibacillus sp. FSL W8-0426 genomic region:
- a CDS encoding sugar ABC transporter permease → MKRYTSLRNNLTGYAFISPFIIGFLGFTLIPMFVSLYMSFTSYNLFTSPRWIGMDNFTKMFFDDPKYWNSVKVTFLYVFIGVPLRLIFALFVAMILNTGSRMVGTYRTLYYLPSIIGGSVAVSIMWRNIYSNEGVINSALTAIGIGPISWFGDPNAALVMLISLSVWQFGSSMLIFLAGLKNISPEMYEAASVDGANPVRKFFRITLPLLSPIILFNMIMQTISAFMTFVPAYIISKGEGGPMDGTMLYSLYLFRQAFMFNNMGYASAMAWMMLLMIGVLTAILFITSKYWVFYETEGGKK, encoded by the coding sequence TTGAAGCGGTATACGTCGTTGCGCAATAACTTGACCGGATACGCGTTCATCAGCCCGTTCATTATCGGCTTTTTGGGCTTTACGCTGATTCCGATGTTCGTATCCCTGTACATGTCGTTTACGAGTTACAACCTGTTTACCTCTCCGCGCTGGATCGGCATGGACAATTTCACTAAGATGTTTTTCGATGACCCGAAATACTGGAACTCAGTGAAGGTCACCTTCCTGTACGTGTTCATCGGCGTGCCGCTGAGGTTGATATTCGCCCTCTTCGTGGCGATGATCCTGAATACGGGTTCCCGCATGGTCGGCACATACCGAACGTTGTATTATCTTCCTTCCATTATCGGGGGAAGCGTGGCCGTGTCCATCATGTGGCGCAACATTTACAGCAACGAGGGTGTCATTAACAGCGCATTGACGGCAATCGGGATCGGACCGATCAGTTGGTTTGGCGATCCGAATGCGGCGCTTGTGATGCTGATCTCCCTGTCCGTTTGGCAGTTTGGTTCCTCGATGCTGATCTTCCTGGCTGGATTGAAAAATATCTCGCCGGAGATGTACGAAGCAGCAAGCGTGGATGGGGCTAACCCAGTCAGAAAGTTTTTCCGGATTACGCTTCCGCTTCTGAGCCCCATCATCCTGTTCAACATGATCATGCAAACGATCAGCGCGTTTATGACGTTTGTGCCTGCATATATCATTTCCAAAGGCGAAGGCGGCCCGATGGACGGCACGATGCTGTACTCGCTGTATCTGTTCCGCCAGGCGTTCATGTTCAACAATATGGGATACGCTTCGGCCATGGCCTGGATGATGCTGCTCATGATCGGTGTATTGACGGCAATCCTGTTCATCACATCCAAGTATTGGGTCTTCTATGAGACCGAGGGAGGGAAGAAGTAA
- a CDS encoding carbohydrate ABC transporter permease yields MVWRKVKWPVYHVFVAALALLMLYPVLWMLFSSFKESRTIFVTAESLFPTEWIWSNYADGWKGTAGRPFMHYITNSLVIVVISTIGAVLSSSLIAFGFARLNFRGRGFWFGIMMLTLMLPHDVVLVPQYIIFTKLGWLNTILPIVVPTFFGMPFFIFLMVQFIRTIPKELDEAATIDGCGKFRLYLQIIMPLIKSSLATAAIFSFYWRWEDLLGPVLYLNSPDKYTVSMALKMFLDSESASNWGAMFAMSIVSLVPVVAVFFIFQKQIVQGMSTSGLKG; encoded by the coding sequence ATGGTATGGAGAAAAGTAAAGTGGCCGGTATATCACGTATTCGTTGCTGCCCTCGCCCTGTTGATGCTGTACCCGGTGCTGTGGATGCTGTTCAGCTCCTTCAAGGAAAGCCGCACGATCTTCGTGACCGCCGAATCATTGTTCCCGACCGAATGGATCTGGAGCAACTACGCGGACGGCTGGAAGGGAACGGCAGGCAGACCATTCATGCACTATATTACGAACTCGCTCGTTATCGTGGTGATCTCCACCATCGGTGCGGTGTTGTCGTCATCACTTATCGCTTTCGGATTCGCAAGGCTGAACTTCAGAGGCCGGGGCTTCTGGTTCGGAATCATGATGTTGACCTTGATGCTGCCGCATGACGTCGTGCTCGTGCCGCAATACATCATTTTCACGAAACTCGGTTGGCTGAACACGATTTTGCCGATCGTTGTCCCTACCTTTTTCGGGATGCCGTTCTTCATCTTCCTCATGGTACAGTTCATTCGCACCATTCCGAAGGAATTGGACGAAGCAGCCACGATTGACGGTTGCGGCAAGTTCAGGCTGTATTTGCAGATCATCATGCCATTGATCAAATCCTCGCTGGCAACCGCGGCGATCTTCTCCTTCTACTGGAGATGGGAAGACCTGCTCGGACCGGTGCTGTACCTGAATTCGCCGGATAAATACACGGTGTCGATGGCGCTCAAAATGTTCCTGGACAGCGAATCCGCCTCTAACTGGGGAGCGATGTTCGCCATGTCGATCGTCAGTCTGGTTCCGGTCGTTGCCGTATTTTTCATTTTCCAGAAACAGATTGTGCAGGGAATGAGCACCAGCGGGTTGAAAGGATAA
- a CDS encoding rhamnogalacturonan acetylesterase, whose product MATAAEGDSGRSASWKFNFGPGAGVNGYVNVRADALYSEKVGYGFEPGSLVYEKRRVLENGIGTGGGQGTAGQQAELRSSFCIPLKASFLVDVPDGTYQVLLLTGDAATETMTRVKAGEGRLMLPTVRTLPGQCQELRFSVVVRGGQLRLSFSGPAPRLNALEITRADQTMTVFLAGDSTVTDQQESGYPYCGWGQLLPAQFKHDVAVDNHAHSGRSSRSFIDEGRLDAILEKIKPSDFLFIQFGHNDEKPDPARGTEPFTTYKQYLKKYIDAAHEAHAIPVLITPVHRRYFGEDGKLTDTHGDYIVAVRELAAEENVPLIDLAERSRILFEQAGVEGSKEDFMWVLPGEYLNFPGGVEDNTHFQERGAHRLAQQVAEAIRELRLQPLQMYLR is encoded by the coding sequence GTGGCGACAGCGGCAGAAGGCGACAGCGGAAGGTCTGCCAGCTGGAAGTTCAACTTCGGCCCGGGTGCCGGCGTTAACGGGTATGTCAACGTTCGCGCCGACGCCCTGTATTCGGAAAAGGTAGGGTATGGCTTCGAACCGGGTTCGCTCGTTTACGAGAAGCGGCGAGTGCTGGAGAACGGGATAGGGACCGGTGGAGGACAAGGCACGGCAGGCCAACAGGCCGAGCTTCGTTCAAGCTTCTGCATCCCGCTCAAAGCCTCGTTTCTGGTGGATGTGCCGGATGGTACTTATCAGGTGCTATTGTTAACCGGGGATGCTGCCACGGAGACGATGACGAGGGTGAAAGCAGGAGAAGGCCGATTGATGCTGCCGACTGTTCGCACATTGCCTGGACAGTGCCAGGAGCTGCGCTTCTCCGTCGTTGTACGCGGCGGGCAGCTAAGGCTTTCATTTTCAGGTCCGGCTCCGCGTCTCAATGCATTGGAAATTACGCGGGCCGATCAGACGATGACGGTATTTCTGGCGGGGGATTCCACCGTCACGGACCAGCAGGAGAGCGGGTATCCGTATTGCGGATGGGGCCAATTGCTGCCCGCGCAGTTCAAGCATGACGTAGCCGTCGACAACCATGCCCATTCGGGGCGCAGCTCGCGCAGCTTTATCGACGAAGGGCGTTTGGACGCCATCCTTGAAAAGATCAAACCCAGCGATTTTCTGTTCATCCAATTCGGACATAACGATGAAAAGCCGGACCCCGCGCGGGGAACTGAACCTTTCACGACGTATAAGCAGTATTTGAAAAAGTACATCGATGCCGCACACGAGGCTCATGCCATCCCCGTACTCATTACGCCTGTTCATCGGCGCTACTTCGGGGAAGACGGGAAGCTCACCGATACGCATGGCGATTATATCGTGGCCGTGCGGGAACTGGCGGCGGAGGAAAACGTGCCCCTGATCGATCTCGCTGAGCGAAGCCGGATATTGTTCGAGCAGGCGGGCGTGGAGGGCAGCAAAGAGGACTTTATGTGGGTGCTGCCCGGTGAGTATTTGAATTTCCCTGGAGGCGTAGAGGATAACACGCATTTTCAGGAACGCGGGGCGCACCGTCTTGCGCAGCAGGTGGCGGAAGCCATTCGCGAGCTCCGTTTGCAGCCGCTGCAGATGTATTTGCGGTAA
- a CDS encoding sensory rhodopsin transducer, translating to MTDHAETAVHDAKGHVFWVIPDGYIPPESSGSLESHESICVLNTGIQDAELEITIFFEDREPLEHIKAVVPGRRTKHIRTASLQANDQTIPAGVPYAITVSSNVPIIVQYSRLDTTQSELALMSVVAFPIA from the coding sequence ATGACAGATCATGCAGAAACGGCAGTTCATGACGCGAAGGGGCATGTGTTTTGGGTCATCCCCGATGGTTATATTCCGCCGGAGAGCAGCGGCTCGCTCGAAAGCCACGAGAGCATTTGCGTGCTGAATACGGGAATCCAGGATGCAGAGCTGGAGATCACCATTTTTTTTGAAGATCGCGAGCCTCTGGAACACATCAAAGCCGTCGTCCCGGGACGACGAACCAAACATATTCGCACGGCTTCCCTTCAAGCGAACGACCAAACCATTCCGGCAGGCGTGCCCTATGCCATTACGGTATCCAGCAACGTGCCGATTATCGTGCAGTACAGCCGGTTGGATACAACGCAATCCGAATTGGCATTGATGAGCGTTGTTGCCTTTCCGATCGCATAA
- a CDS encoding Ger(x)C family spore germination protein: protein MMQPQLRFINRFEPLKSKVLVLVLLCAAVLPLSGCWDSKEVQSINFITALGIDYAEDHYIAYAQVIDFSSIAKQEGPSQREDSEIWIGQGKGTTLNMAINDLYRSSQQQTLWTHVKAIVLSENALNSKLTDIFDTLLHSGQLRYTPWIYGTKEEINKVLSPSALLNQSMQTIELFEPMKLYKQYSSFEPIRLHQLLDGFREPASTILVPSITSVNTTWVQGERKPPLIQTDGFYVVSGGHNQGRIEEQHAFGARYVKYGKVYQYPLYVYAEDKKVPLLSLSLRDPRTIVKAVPEGNGIRFDLTTLVNGSIIEDHGKPSSVREMERLAAQQIQKDIRHTFKIAQSRRVDAYGLAEHLYRHNPELWKKHARNRANPVTDFKLGKVEVQVNIMNASTYKYNSS from the coding sequence ATGATGCAGCCGCAGCTCCGTTTCATAAACCGCTTCGAACCTTTGAAATCTAAAGTGCTTGTTCTGGTACTTCTATGTGCAGCAGTCCTTCCATTATCTGGATGCTGGGATTCCAAGGAAGTGCAGAGCATCAATTTCATTACGGCCCTCGGTATCGATTATGCAGAGGATCACTATATCGCATATGCACAAGTCATAGATTTTTCGAGCATAGCCAAGCAGGAGGGACCAAGCCAGCGGGAGGATAGCGAAATCTGGATCGGGCAAGGCAAAGGAACAACGTTGAATATGGCTATCAACGATCTCTATCGCAGTTCGCAGCAGCAAACATTATGGACGCATGTCAAAGCAATCGTGCTGAGCGAGAACGCACTGAACAGCAAACTGACCGATATTTTCGACACGCTGCTGCATTCGGGCCAGTTACGGTATACACCATGGATTTATGGAACAAAGGAAGAGATCAACAAAGTGTTATCGCCCTCTGCTCTCTTGAACCAGTCCATGCAGACCATCGAATTGTTTGAGCCGATGAAGCTGTACAAGCAGTACTCTTCCTTTGAGCCTATACGATTGCACCAGCTTTTGGACGGATTCCGCGAGCCTGCCTCAACGATTCTCGTTCCCTCGATCACCTCCGTGAATACGACATGGGTCCAAGGGGAACGAAAACCTCCGCTGATTCAGACGGATGGATTCTATGTCGTTTCAGGCGGACATAATCAGGGAAGGATCGAGGAACAGCACGCTTTCGGTGCCCGATACGTCAAATACGGGAAAGTCTACCAGTACCCTTTATACGTATATGCCGAGGACAAAAAAGTACCGCTCCTCTCGCTTTCGCTTCGCGATCCGCGCACGATCGTCAAAGCAGTACCGGAAGGGAACGGTATTCGTTTTGACCTTACCACTTTGGTGAACGGATCGATCATCGAAGATCACGGGAAACCAAGTTCCGTTCGGGAAATGGAACGGCTCGCTGCGCAGCAAATTCAAAAGGATATCCGCCATACATTCAAGATCGCCCAATCCCGCCGCGTAGACGCTTACGGCCTAGCCGAGCATCTATACCGCCACAATCCGGAATTGTGGAAGAAGCATGCCCGAAACCGGGCAAATCCCGTTACCGATTTTAAATTGGGAAAGGTTGAAGTGCAGGTAAACATTATGAATGCGAGCACGTACAAGTACAACTCCTCCTGA
- a CDS encoding spore germination protein: MEQKQKTIKAESHESLLSSLKETFRACADVVVQGYPSGELHPEWPVILVYCEGLTDLKQINQYVVPRIEHVSQESGKALPTELGLALTPIAHIGNIPDMNRLIFSGQLLLIFGSGQPAYSLDIASVPGRSPEESAIESSVKGPRDGFTEELSTNIALIRKRLKSDSMCYEKFVQGDRTQTSVALLYIKDVINPDILEEARRNVNHIKIDGLMGTSVIERGVMGGVKTIFPLTDSTERPDYVVSSLLNGRFAVMFDGSPVATIAPTTLFNQLKSPEDESTPFFIVTFERILRIAGLLIACFFPSFYIGLTSFNLEQVPLPLLATIAGTRMGLPLPVTLEAFLMIFMFELFNEAGRRLPRALGQTVSVVGGLIIGDAAIRAGITSPTIIVTVAISVISSYILVNTVLSGVTSQVRIFLLLFSTTLGLYGFMIGLFVLLVHLASLECYGVAYLSPVSPYIPGDFTQSVSMLPSKDRVNRPAALRTQDSTRTGEDSS; the protein is encoded by the coding sequence ATGGAGCAGAAACAGAAAACGATAAAAGCTGAATCGCATGAATCCCTGCTCAGTTCCCTGAAAGAAACGTTCCGTGCCTGCGCGGACGTCGTGGTTCAAGGGTATCCTTCGGGAGAACTCCATCCTGAATGGCCCGTGATCCTCGTGTATTGCGAAGGGCTGACGGACCTCAAACAGATCAATCAGTATGTGGTTCCACGAATCGAGCATGTTTCACAGGAAAGCGGCAAGGCGCTGCCCACTGAATTGGGACTTGCTCTAACCCCTATTGCCCATATCGGGAATATTCCGGACATGAACCGGCTCATCTTCAGCGGACAGTTACTGCTGATCTTTGGTTCCGGCCAACCGGCATACAGTCTCGATATCGCTTCCGTGCCGGGGCGCTCACCCGAAGAATCGGCCATTGAATCCTCCGTGAAAGGTCCCCGGGACGGTTTTACGGAGGAACTCAGCACAAATATCGCGCTCATCCGCAAACGGTTAAAAAGCGACTCCATGTGTTACGAAAAATTCGTTCAAGGGGATCGTACCCAGACCTCCGTGGCCCTGCTGTACATTAAGGACGTCATCAATCCGGATATTTTGGAAGAGGCCCGGCGAAACGTAAACCATATCAAGATTGACGGCCTCATGGGCACGTCTGTCATCGAGAGGGGGGTGATGGGAGGCGTGAAAACCATCTTTCCGCTGACGGACAGCACGGAGCGGCCCGATTACGTGGTCAGCTCGCTGCTCAACGGCCGGTTTGCTGTAATGTTCGATGGCTCCCCGGTCGCCACCATTGCACCGACCACTCTCTTTAACCAGCTTAAATCCCCTGAGGATGAGAGCACTCCTTTTTTTATCGTGACGTTTGAGCGGATTTTGCGGATCGCCGGACTGCTGATTGCCTGTTTTTTTCCGTCGTTTTATATCGGGCTGACCAGCTTTAATCTGGAGCAGGTTCCCCTGCCGCTGCTGGCAACCATCGCGGGTACGCGGATGGGCCTGCCCTTGCCCGTCACGCTGGAGGCATTTTTGATGATATTTATGTTCGAACTGTTCAATGAAGCCGGCCGAAGGCTCCCCAGAGCCCTTGGGCAAACGGTCAGCGTCGTCGGGGGGCTGATTATCGGGGATGCCGCGATCCGCGCCGGAATTACTTCCCCCACCATTATCGTCACGGTGGCGATATCGGTCATCTCCAGTTACATTCTGGTGAATACGGTGCTGAGCGGGGTAACGTCCCAAGTTCGCATTTTCTTGCTCCTCTTTTCCACCACTCTTGGCCTGTACGGTTTCATGATCGGATTATTTGTGCTGCTCGTCCATCTCGCTTCGTTGGAATGTTACGGCGTTGCCTATCTATCCCCGGTCTCTCCTTACATCCCGGGAGATTTCACGCAATCGGTGTCGATGCTGCCTTCCAAAGACCGGGTTAACCGCCCGGCTGCCCTGCGTACGCAGGACTCGACGCGTACAGGAGAGGATTCTTCATGA
- a CDS encoding endospore germination permease: MKPMKPSFLQAMMLIMLSVGLISHVLIIPALLAAAKRDAWISVLVSAGPFLLFVLMLAYVSRHLQHQTLHEWFTDRLGRPVGLLLKITNSLFFLSVIYFTLHDTTTWAKTNYLQDTPVIATSIALMAACGYTAYKGMRAMAFTAGLLLPLVVLLGFYVSIVNMQYKDYSRLLPLLENGWPPILKGSLYSLAGLFELLFIWYIQPHLKSRIRVWQYLLLACIMVGLTLGPLIGAIVEFDPFEAARMRYPAFEEWRIASLGKYIAQTDFFSIYQWLAGAFTRISLAMYIVVEIWHINSVRKKVALISTLTILMFMSMLIPFNDITFESWLVHYIFPANMLYLGTLAILATITAWFSSRSQRRKHHGAETENDKS, from the coding sequence CTGCTGGCGGCAGCCAAGCGGGATGCATGGATATCAGTGCTTGTGTCTGCAGGCCCTTTTTTGCTATTCGTCCTTATGTTGGCCTACGTCTCCCGCCATCTTCAGCATCAGACGCTGCATGAATGGTTTACGGACCGGCTCGGGAGACCGGTCGGCCTGCTATTGAAGATCACCAATAGCCTGTTTTTCCTCTCGGTGATCTATTTCACGCTTCATGACACAACGACCTGGGCCAAAACCAACTATTTGCAGGACACTCCCGTAATCGCCACAAGCATCGCCTTGATGGCAGCATGCGGGTATACCGCTTATAAAGGCATGCGCGCGATGGCCTTTACGGCAGGCCTTCTGCTGCCGCTTGTTGTATTGCTCGGTTTTTATGTGTCCATCGTCAATATGCAATACAAAGACTATTCTCGTCTGCTCCCCTTGTTGGAGAACGGATGGCCCCCTATTTTGAAAGGATCCCTCTATAGTCTGGCGGGTCTGTTCGAACTGCTCTTCATTTGGTACATCCAGCCGCATCTGAAATCGCGGATTCGAGTGTGGCAATACCTCTTGCTGGCCTGCATCATGGTAGGTTTGACGCTGGGCCCCCTGATCGGGGCTATCGTCGAATTCGACCCCTTTGAGGCTGCGCGGATGCGGTACCCGGCATTTGAAGAATGGAGAATCGCGTCATTAGGAAAGTACATTGCCCAAACCGATTTTTTCTCCATCTACCAATGGCTCGCAGGAGCTTTTACCCGAATCTCCCTCGCCATGTATATCGTGGTGGAGATATGGCATATTAATAGCGTTCGAAAAAAGGTGGCCTTGATCAGCACGTTAACGATCCTGATGTTTATGAGCATGCTGATTCCCTTTAATGACATCACGTTTGAGTCCTGGCTCGTTCATTATATTTTCCCTGCCAATATGCTGTATCTCGGAACCCTCGCCATTCTTGCCACAATCACTGCCTGGTTCAGCTCACGTTCCCAAAGGAGGAAACATCATGGAGCAGAAACAGAAAACGATAAAAGCTGA